The sequence gattctgatcctacgtcttgcctcttttttcttgaatattgcttgaaaaacgatctttaagaaaaaatccaccttgttgtagttgttggaggaacgagcgaaagaatatcggacttgtaaagtacgtacttgcctctattcttttgtgaagttctggaaagttgcgaagtaaataagaaataTCAACCCTTGAAgaatgcgaagtatgaagtatccttgatgaagtataaaaagtacttaatcctcgaaatataagaagaattCTGCAAAGTAACTAAGAAGTATCtgtccttgaataataagtattgtCTCTATTCGTCCAAAATTATTACTCCATAATTTTCATATCAATTCATCAAATTTCCTGCATAAGGGACTCAAGGAGACAGAATACAAGGATTAAAAGAATATCAAATTCATAGTTTAAACATGGAATCACTTTTTTTTTCATTCAACAGTCTACACAAAACTCCCCAATAAAAGATGTCATTCATCAAACTCTAAATTGATAATACGTAATAATTTGTTTCAAGTTAAAGCCTTCATATAGGTACTGACTAAAATCCAATAATAAAACACTAAACAGTAACAAACCGATAATAACATTAAATAGAACACAAGGCTCTCCTGGTTTTGTAATAAAAAGCGTACAACTAGCAACCATGTGACAGACTTCCACGGCTTTGTACTCTACAGGGAGCCAAAATTCAACGTGTTTCACCAGGATATTGTACCCTCAATCACCATCCCTTGTATACCATATTCTGCTTAAAACTTCTTTCTTAATGGCAGTAAAGTTTGATTACTGAATCAGAACCAGCAGTGAATAACCAGGGTTGCCTAGGATGGAAGGAACAATCTATGACACCTCTTCCATGTGTTGTTGTATGAAGAATTTCCAATGGAACGATAAGTGGATTCTGGTTAAGATCTGAATATACCATGCCATGGAACACATATGCAGTGCCATTTTCAGAGGATGCAACAAAGAGGGGGTACGAACGATGAAAGGCCACATTTGTAATATCCTTGGGCTGACATTTGAGAATTTTAAAAGGTTGAGTAGAGAGATCCATGTCGAACCAGCAAACTTTACCCTCCCGACTCCCCACAATTACATTATCTCCAGCAGGATGAACAGCAATGGAGGAAATCTCACGAACTCCAGGCTCTAGCTTCCTAATGAGCTTTTCCTTCAATAAATCATAAACACGGACACTTTTCTTTGTTGCAATGAACAAGATGGCACGACATGGATGGAAGACTGATGAAACTGGATGCCCATGCAATTTAAAAGGAATTCTTTGTGTAACTTTCTTTGACAATTGGTGTATCAGAACAGCCTTCGAGTCACCAGTGGGCATCACTATACTAAAGTAGTCTCCTTTACGATGCCATTCAACAGAGGTTACCGTCTTAATATGCTTCAACCTGATTCCCTCATGCTTATCGTGCTTGATCCAACTCACTATAGGTGTGCTCTTATCATCAGAGTTATCTGTTCCTGACGGTGCGTCAATGTTCAGAAGTTGTTTAACTCTATGCTGTTCTTCTGCACTCCCAAGTCCAGTATTCAGAACAAGCACATCTTGACCTGCAGCAATCCCCAGAACAAAACGATCTGGAACTGGATTCCAAGCAACACAATTGACAGCTTCGCCAACAACCCACATCTTTATGCACCGCCCAGTTTCAACCTCCCAAATACGCACTGTTCCATCCTTTGAGCCAGAAGCCAGCCATTGGCCCGACACTTGAACAGATATCGAAGTAACAGCATCAATATGGCCTTTGTACTCCAGAAAACATGTTATAGGGTAAGGCCTTAGATCTTTACGGTTAGGAAGTTTAGGCTTTAGAGATTCAGGATCAATGTTAATACGCTTCTTTCGAACTCTAGGACATAAAAGAATATTTAAGCAACGAGCAAATGATTCTTCCACTGCTTTATCATATGCTGGGACTTTTCTCAGAGACTCATACCTTTTCGGGATAAACTTCGGTCGGTCTTCTTCATACATTAGCTCATATGAACTAATCTCTTCTTGAGTCGGAATATATTCTAACGAAGGGTTATATGATTCCTCATGACCGGGTAACTTGGCTTTAGGTGGAGGAATAAAACGCAAACCTTGTCTAGATTTGTCAGTAGAGCTTGAATCATCTCCCCACAAATCATGATA comes from Papaver somniferum cultivar HN1 chromosome 7, ASM357369v1, whole genome shotgun sequence and encodes:
- the LOC113295995 gene encoding ribosome biogenesis protein BOP1 homolog, with the protein product MKVYNKFVRQKDENLKRRNIDKKNKKSVQKVEEVKEETQVHALEPDSNVLTDKEKNKNKISKMKRLNKVDENEDVEHGEESDIHPAVEESDSSEDEVAPRNTIGNVPLKFYKDEEHIGYDISGKKIKKQARKDMLEAFLARTDFSKKLIVHDDYNDEDVEIPKEWQELIRSLLKGKTPHADVNPYPEYVDWVKHDAVHPMSNAPEPKRRFIPSKSEHKKIVRLITAIRKGHITFEPPKEEKRIYHDLWGDDSSSTDKSRQGLRFIPPPKAKLPGHEESYNPSLEYIPTQEEISSYELMYEEDRPKFIPKRYESLRKVPAYDKAVEESFARCLNILLCPRVRKKRINIDPESLKPKLPNRKDLRPYPITCFLEYKGHIDAVTSISVQVSGQWLASGSKDGTVRIWEVETGRCIKMWVVGEAVNCVAWNPVPDRFVLGIAAGQDVLVLNTGLGSAEEQHRVKQLLNIDAPSGTDNSDDKSTPIVSWIKHDKHEGIRLKHIKTVTSVEWHRKGDYFSIVMPTGDSKAVLIHQLSKKVTQRIPFKLHGHPVSSVFHPCRAILFIATKKSVRVYDLLKEKLIRKLEPGVREISSIAVHPAGDNVIVGSREGKVCWFDMDLSTQPFKILKCQPKDITNVAFHRSYPLFVASSENGTAYVFHGMVYSDLNQNPLIVPLEILHTTTHGRGVIDCSFHPRQPWLFTAGSDSVIKLYCH